The following are encoded in a window of Lentisphaera araneosa HTCC2155 genomic DNA:
- a CDS encoding sugar phosphate isomerase/epimerase family protein — protein sequence MSQKDLSKLCIHTMTNKPWTLDECLSNYEQAGIGGISVWRNVIEGKDLQQVNRDIKNSGLKPVSLVRGGFFTGESQGDRQAAIDENKIIIDEAQAIDAPLVVLVCGASPGQTVEQNIQQIRDGIAALLPHAEQAGVKLGIEPLHPMYADTRSSISSMRSANELAEGLNHSHVGVTVDVFHLYWEEHLRSELLRCGKNGNLFSYHICDWKTNAEDMLNDRGLMGEGIIPVDRISEWVGEAGFDGFHEVEIFSNRYWAMDQKEYLNKIIESYKQLKY from the coding sequence ATGTCTCAGAAAGATCTCAGTAAATTATGCATTCATACCATGACCAATAAGCCATGGACTTTAGATGAATGTCTTAGCAATTATGAACAAGCTGGCATTGGTGGTATATCCGTCTGGCGCAACGTAATTGAAGGTAAAGATTTACAGCAAGTGAATCGCGACATCAAGAACTCGGGCTTAAAACCAGTTTCCTTAGTACGTGGTGGCTTTTTCACTGGTGAAAGTCAAGGTGATCGTCAAGCGGCGATTGATGAAAACAAAATCATTATTGATGAAGCGCAAGCAATTGACGCCCCACTCGTCGTTTTAGTCTGTGGTGCAAGTCCAGGCCAAACTGTTGAACAAAACATCCAACAAATTCGCGATGGAATTGCCGCCCTACTACCTCATGCTGAACAAGCTGGGGTCAAACTTGGTATTGAACCCCTTCACCCCATGTATGCAGATACGCGCTCCTCAATTAGTTCGATGCGTTCAGCTAATGAACTCGCTGAAGGCCTTAATCACTCTCACGTAGGCGTTACAGTCGATGTCTTTCACCTCTATTGGGAAGAGCACTTGAGAAGCGAATTATTGCGCTGTGGAAAAAACGGCAATCTCTTTTCTTACCATATCTGTGATTGGAAAACGAATGCCGAAGATATGCTCAATGACCGTGGGCTAATGGGAGAAGGCATTATTCCCGTTGATCGCATAAGTGAATGGGTTGGCGAAGCCGGATTTGATGGCTTCCACGAAGTCGAAATTTTCTCTAATCGCTATTGGGCAATGGATCAAAAAGAATATCTCAATAAGATCATCGAATCCTACAAGCAACTTAAATATTAA
- a CDS encoding right-handed parallel beta-helix repeat-containing protein, whose amino-acid sequence MTKSKLNRLAFGLMGLGLSIGLQAKDYFISPQGSDSNPGTLAKPFASLEQARDSIRSLSLQEKQEDINVYLRGGHYKLSKTFVLNTQDSALDGFKTTYAAYKNEVPVLSSATAISAWKKASNIPHLNKKAQGKVWVADIPAGIKNPRVLFDGDVWQPRSNSESFLGEPYDHERADSLGPLHEKDLWTCKKVPWDAKYDHIFRQWENVEDIECALVPVPWTMSLIQLKEINVKERYLTMTFHANAAAYGKKNFCTNWLENSVDFISEPGNWATNTKTGKVYYWPKGDKPGKMTFPSLDVLVKVEGDIDYEGPVDTPVRNIAFKGITFKHAKRGDWYKDRKGWGIQHDWDTFDFDNALVRFRGTENCDVSECHFTATGGSALRLDLHAQNNDINNNLISYTGHMGILLCGYGPGTKDVNRNNLIRNNIIHHVGEIIWNGHGIFAWQSGNNKIINNTIHDVPRKGIGLCGVRCQMFMAPEKWWDEGCQTIRWHEIKDFLGEDLNLNDNRVYAERCAPFLHARNNLVEDNLIINALRRLNDGSALNISGAGKGNIVRHNMVRDLVRHNLVGIRTDDWQRDTLIMNNIVMNNVHGRAFVLKDRNNFINNIVYNVGQMITNRPYPKQESFVDAQFIRNIVVDAKRYGGILEESTFKDNVYFFADAEKGIARHKKKGANDESLIADPLFADPANGDFTLSPDSPALKLGFKPFDTRRESFGIRKDSYPARLMELDSDKDLNLIHDPAGKMIQTKNPHKPTDIKKK is encoded by the coding sequence ATGACAAAAAGTAAACTCAATCGTTTAGCTTTTGGCTTAATGGGGCTCGGCCTTTCAATTGGCCTACAAGCTAAAGACTACTTCATCTCGCCGCAGGGTTCAGATAGCAACCCAGGTACTTTAGCCAAACCTTTTGCCAGTTTAGAGCAAGCTCGAGATTCAATTCGCTCACTATCTCTCCAAGAAAAACAAGAGGATATCAATGTCTACCTGCGTGGGGGTCATTATAAGCTCTCCAAGACTTTTGTACTCAACACACAAGACAGTGCTTTGGATGGCTTCAAAACGACTTATGCCGCCTATAAAAACGAAGTCCCTGTACTGAGTTCAGCTACTGCAATCAGTGCATGGAAAAAAGCTTCCAATATTCCTCACCTCAATAAAAAGGCTCAGGGTAAAGTTTGGGTGGCAGATATTCCTGCAGGAATTAAAAACCCGCGCGTGCTCTTTGATGGTGATGTTTGGCAGCCGCGTTCCAATTCTGAGAGCTTCTTGGGTGAGCCTTATGATCACGAACGTGCCGATTCACTGGGTCCACTCCATGAAAAAGATCTTTGGACCTGCAAAAAAGTTCCTTGGGATGCCAAGTACGATCATATCTTCCGTCAATGGGAGAATGTTGAGGATATTGAATGTGCACTGGTTCCCGTGCCTTGGACCATGTCGCTGATTCAACTCAAAGAAATCAACGTCAAAGAACGCTACTTAACTATGACTTTCCATGCCAACGCAGCGGCCTACGGCAAAAAGAATTTCTGTACCAACTGGCTAGAAAATAGCGTCGACTTCATTTCCGAGCCAGGCAATTGGGCGACAAACACCAAGACGGGCAAAGTTTATTATTGGCCTAAGGGTGATAAGCCGGGCAAAATGACTTTCCCCTCACTCGATGTTCTCGTTAAAGTCGAGGGTGATATTGACTATGAAGGTCCGGTTGATACACCCGTTCGCAATATTGCTTTTAAAGGTATCACTTTTAAACACGCCAAGCGCGGAGATTGGTACAAAGATCGTAAGGGCTGGGGCATTCAACACGACTGGGATACTTTCGACTTCGATAATGCTCTCGTACGCTTCCGCGGCACAGAGAATTGCGATGTGAGCGAATGTCATTTCACTGCAACGGGTGGTTCAGCCCTGCGCCTCGACCTCCACGCGCAAAACAACGACATCAATAATAACCTTATTTCCTACACGGGTCACATGGGCATCCTACTCTGTGGTTACGGTCCCGGAACTAAAGATGTGAATCGCAACAACCTCATTCGCAATAATATCATTCATCACGTTGGCGAAATCATTTGGAATGGCCACGGCATTTTTGCTTGGCAATCAGGTAATAATAAAATTATTAATAACACCATTCACGATGTCCCACGCAAGGGTATTGGCCTCTGTGGTGTGCGCTGTCAAATGTTCATGGCTCCCGAAAAATGGTGGGATGAAGGCTGCCAAACAATTCGTTGGCATGAGATTAAAGACTTCCTCGGTGAAGATCTTAATCTAAATGATAATCGCGTCTATGCTGAACGCTGTGCGCCTTTCCTCCACGCTCGCAATAACCTCGTTGAAGATAACCTCATCATCAATGCACTCCGTCGCCTCAATGATGGCTCAGCACTCAATATATCTGGCGCGGGAAAAGGCAATATCGTTCGTCACAACATGGTTCGTGATCTCGTTCGTCACAATCTCGTGGGTATTCGTACTGATGACTGGCAACGCGATACACTGATCATGAATAACATTGTGATGAATAATGTTCACGGTCGTGCCTTCGTTCTTAAGGATCGCAATAACTTCATCAACAACATCGTTTATAATGTTGGGCAAATGATCACTAACCGTCCTTACCCCAAGCAAGAGAGCTTTGTAGACGCGCAGTTTATCCGCAATATTGTCGTCGATGCCAAACGCTATGGCGGTATTCTCGAGGAATCCACTTTTAAAGATAATGTCTACTTCTTTGCTGATGCTGAAAAAGGTATTGCGCGCCACAAAAAGAAGGGCGCCAATGATGAGAGCCTCATCGCCGACCCACTTTTTGCGGACCCCGCAAATGGCGACTTCACCCTCAGCCCAGATTCACCGGCACTCAAGTTGGGCTTCAAGCCCTTCGATACCCGCCGCGAGAGTTTTGGTATTCGCAAAGATAGCTACCCAGCTCGTTTGATGGAACTTGATTCAGATAAAGACCTAAACCTCATTCACGACCCTGCAGGTAAAATGATCCAAACCAAGAACCCACATAAACCCACAGACATTAAAAAGAAGTGA
- a CDS encoding Txe/YoeB family addiction module toxin — translation MSWEIVYTKHAQKDAKKAASSGLKDKILKLIDLIKEDPYKTPPPYEKLIGDLSGAYSRRINIQHRLVYEVIENQHTIKVLRMWTHYE, via the coding sequence GTGAGCTGGGAAATTGTTTACACAAAACATGCTCAAAAAGACGCTAAAAAGGCCGCTAGCTCTGGACTAAAAGATAAAATTTTAAAACTCATTGATCTCATTAAAGAAGATCCCTATAAAACTCCCCCACCCTATGAAAAACTAATTGGGGATTTGAGTGGTGCTTATTCACGACGAATCAATATTCAACATCGCTTGGTCTACGAAGTCATCGAAAATCAACACACAATCAAAGTCCTACGTATGTGGACTCATTACGAATGA